In the genome of Sciurus carolinensis chromosome 3, mSciCar1.2, whole genome shotgun sequence, one region contains:
- the Endov gene encoding endonuclease V isoform X4: MGRGSKADPSLQAVHSTQGTNPSSREHVGFAGWWPAGAGVGAGAADTSLSRGAARAKCSGVSAPSRRALKIGRGDVHLGRPQLIRAKNILEPLNNSSQIQIDFAVHLRASVPLPSPPACLGTGTEWRRGIGWPGLWVSPRTPQGSPMTSGTAGTARAGVTCVICPRPVSPIPWQTLDCLRVVLAPGCSLTLAQAPGLLGPTLWGPRARSGCRGATLLLRSPELCTRPRGRLCLPRGASEGLCGERCVPMGTAGCRFQFRPRPGAGRSLHLSVPFSFSGVVGWGLQNRPRVGARGASAPSPPGAVPHPPPA; encoded by the coding sequence ATGGGTAGGGGCAGCAAGGCAGACCCTTCCCTCCAGGCTGTTCATAGCACTCAGGGCACAAACCCGAGCAGCAGGGAGCACGTGGGGTTCGCAGGGTGGTggccagctggggctggggtgggggcaggggcagcagaCACCAGCCTGAGCAGAGGGGCGGCGAGGGCTAAGTGCAGTGGCGTCTCAGCTCCTTCCCGCAGAGCCTTAAAAATAGGCCGCGGTGATGTCCATCTCGGCAGACCACAGCTCATCAGGGCTAAGAATATTCTTGAACCTCTTAATAATTCAAGTCAGATCCAAATAGACTTTGCAGTTCACCTGCGGGCCTCTGTGCCCCTTCCCAGCCCCCCAGCCTGCCTAGGGACTGGGACGGAGTGGCGTCGAGGGATTGGTTGGCCGGGCCTCTGGGTCTCACCCAGGACCCCTCAGGGCTCTCCTATGACCTCAGGAACTGCAGGCACAGCCAGGGCTGGAGTGACCTGTGTGATCTGTCCAAGGCCAGTCAGTCCGATCCCCTGGCAGACACTGGACTGCTTGAGGGTCGTGCTGGCCCCTGGCTGTTCCTTGACACTGGCTCAagccccaggcctcctgggtCCAACCCTCTGGGGCCCCAGGGCCCGCTCAGGCTGCAGGGGAGCCACCCTGCTCCTTAGATCCCCAGAGCTGTGCACACGCCCCAGAGGGCGGCTCTGCCTCCCCAGAGGAGCGTCTGAAGGGCTCTGCGGGGAGCGCTGTGTCCCCATGGGCACAGCTGGGTGCAGGTTCCAGTTCAGGCCCCGCCCGGGTGCCGGGCGAtctcttcacctctctgtgcctttctccTTCAGTGGGGTGGTAGGATGGGGTCTCCAGAATAGGCCACGTGTAGGGGCCAGAGGGGCGTCTGCACCCTCCCCTCCAGGCGCAGTGCCCCACCCCCCTCCTGCCTGA